A genomic window from Tolypothrix sp. PCC 7910 includes:
- a CDS encoding type 1 glutamine amidotransferase domain-containing protein, translating to MTKNVLFIVSEWGYWGEELIGPLEAADAAGYKVTFVTPNGKKPTPLSVSCAPGYIDPPLGRGVTSEEMGAKTTRVHESDRLDSPKSLADWFPLRAYPSSPTYLRDMEAYYQKIDKIIAEELVNYDALVIVGGSGALIDLANNSRLHELILGFVKLNKPIAAECYGVTCLAFARDFREKKSLIWGKHVTGHPIDYDYLDGTGFEGPHAIDGSNKGFGDGYINFGPPFYPLEFILRDAVGPDGAFIGNVGHQTSVLVDYPFITSRSTASSVECGRILVEVLEKGLTRYGW from the coding sequence ATGACAAAAAATGTTCTCTTTATCGTGTCAGAGTGGGGCTACTGGGGCGAAGAACTCATTGGGCCCTTAGAGGCTGCTGATGCGGCTGGATACAAAGTCACCTTCGTTACCCCCAACGGCAAAAAACCAACGCCACTATCTGTAAGTTGTGCACCTGGTTATATCGATCCCCCATTAGGACGTGGTGTTACCTCTGAAGAAATGGGAGCAAAGACCACCCGCGTTCATGAGTCAGACCGACTCGACAGTCCTAAGAGTTTAGCTGATTGGTTTCCTCTAAGAGCTTATCCTAGCTCTCCTACATATCTCAGAGATATGGAAGCCTACTACCAAAAAATCGACAAAATTATTGCGGAAGAACTAGTCAATTACGACGCTTTAGTGATTGTTGGTGGTAGTGGCGCACTAATTGATTTAGCTAATAATTCTCGCCTACACGAACTCATCCTTGGCTTTGTCAAACTCAACAAACCTATTGCGGCTGAGTGTTATGGAGTTACCTGTCTAGCATTTGCTAGAGACTTCCGCGAGAAGAAGAGCTTGATTTGGGGTAAGCACGTTACTGGTCACCCAATTGATTATGACTATCTAGACGGTACAGGATTTGAAGGGCCTCACGCCATTGATGGCTCCAACAAGGGATTTGGCGACGGCTACATTAATTTTGGCCCTCCATTCTACCCTCTAGAATTCATTCTCCGTGACGCTGTTGGCCCCGATGGAGCCTTTATCGGTAATGTTGGTCACCAAACCTCCGTTTTAGTCGATTATCCTTTCATCACCAGTCGTTCTACAGCTTCTTCTGTTGAGTGCGGTCGGATATTAGTAGAAGTCCTTGAGAAAGGACTTACCCGTTATGGATGGTAA
- a CDS encoding thiamine pyrophosphate-binding protein, which produces MTQKTGRFAILEQFLADGIHYMFGNPGTVEQGFLDALWEYPDLKYILTLQETVAVMTADGYARATKKPALVQIHSGVGLGNAIGALYQAMRGHAPLVVIGGDAGIKYTAMDAQMAADLVGMAKPVTKWAATVNEPSSLLRMLRRAIKIASTPPMGPVYLCLPQDILDAPIVEPILPTLTPSTRVAPDDETVKAVAKTLVAAKKPMIFVGDGVAYSGAQAELTKVAELLGAEVWDVDSGEVNISYAHPLYQGATGHMFGSSSLPITTKGDVNLVCGTYMVPEVFPELGNIFAPGAKVIHIDLNAYEIAKNHPVDVGIVSDPKLTLAKLADAIKDILTADEQNAAQTRAAEIGKAKADKIAAAKAADQAVRDQVPLHFSRFMEELAPLLPEDAIFFDEALTSSPNIVRYKPPSKPDHYFLTRGGSLGVGIPGAIGAKLANPDKKVIGFTGDGGGMYTIQALWTAARHNVDAIFIICNNRSYKLLQLNIQAYWQEQSVPKHDFPISFDLSKPVLRFDEMARSMGVEAVRVEKPEEIAPAIKQALAHNGPFLIDVVLEGDVRPDMIGIRCGQ; this is translated from the coding sequence ATGACTCAAAAAACTGGTCGTTTTGCCATTCTTGAGCAATTCCTCGCAGATGGCATCCACTATATGTTTGGTAACCCAGGCACAGTGGAACAGGGTTTTTTGGATGCCCTGTGGGAATATCCAGATCTCAAGTACATTCTGACTTTGCAAGAAACCGTGGCTGTGATGACAGCCGATGGCTACGCTCGAGCTACCAAAAAGCCAGCATTAGTCCAAATTCATAGTGGCGTTGGTTTAGGTAATGCGATCGGCGCACTTTATCAGGCTATGCGTGGTCATGCCCCGTTAGTAGTGATCGGCGGAGATGCGGGCATCAAATATACAGCAATGGATGCTCAAATGGCTGCGGATTTGGTCGGCATGGCCAAACCCGTCACTAAATGGGCAGCCACAGTCAATGAGCCATCTTCATTGCTGAGAATGCTCCGCCGAGCCATTAAGATTGCCTCTACACCACCGATGGGGCCGGTTTATCTCTGCCTTCCCCAAGATATCCTGGATGCGCCTATAGTAGAGCCAATCTTACCAACCTTAACTCCCTCTACTCGTGTAGCACCAGACGATGAGACAGTTAAGGCAGTAGCCAAAACTCTAGTAGCTGCCAAAAAACCAATGATTTTTGTTGGTGATGGAGTTGCTTATTCTGGGGCCCAAGCAGAGTTAACCAAAGTTGCTGAACTTTTGGGAGCAGAGGTTTGGGATGTAGACTCAGGAGAAGTCAACATCAGCTATGCTCACCCTCTATATCAGGGGGCGACAGGCCATATGTTCGGCTCTAGTAGTCTGCCAATTACCACCAAAGGGGATGTCAATCTAGTTTGTGGCACTTATATGGTGCCAGAGGTCTTTCCGGAACTAGGAAATATATTTGCTCCCGGCGCAAAGGTGATTCATATTGATTTGAACGCCTATGAGATTGCCAAAAATCACCCAGTAGATGTGGGGATTGTCAGCGATCCCAAACTGACGCTGGCAAAACTCGCAGATGCAATCAAAGATATCTTGACTGCCGACGAGCAAAATGCAGCGCAAACCAGAGCCGCAGAGATTGGTAAGGCTAAAGCAGACAAGATTGCTGCAGCTAAGGCAGCCGATCAAGCTGTCAGAGATCAGGTTCCCCTGCATTTCTCTCGGTTTATGGAAGAGCTTGCACCTCTGTTACCAGAAGATGCAATCTTCTTTGATGAAGCCTTGACCTCTTCACCCAATATCGTCAGATATAAACCACCCAGTAAGCCAGATCATTATTTTCTCACCCGTGGAGGTTCTCTAGGGGTAGGAATTCCTGGGGCAATTGGTGCTAAATTGGCTAATCCTGACAAGAAAGTGATTGGCTTTACAGGTGACGGCGGTGGTATGTATACCATCCAAGCTCTCTGGACAGCAGCTCGCCACAATGTAGATGCCATATTCATCATTTGCAATAACCGTTCTTATAAGCTATTGCAATTGAATATCCAAGCTTACTGGCAAGAACAAAGTGTACCCAAGCATGACTTTCCCATAAGTTTTGACTTGTCTAAGCCAGTGTTGCGCTTTGATGAAATGGCCCGTTCAATGGGGGTGGAAGCAGTCCGAGTCGAGAAGCCGGAAGAGATTGCCCCAGCAATTAAGCAGGCATTAGCACATAATGGGCCTTTCCTAATCGATGTTGTCTTAGAGGGTGATGTTCGCCCAGACATGATTGGGATTCGGTGTGGCCAATAA
- a CDS encoding nuclear transport factor 2 family protein: MSTTTTPGRQFFDEHMKYIVAKDVVGMVTNTYTEDAILYNAFPFLDTPPPNVIKGREALIKAFEGYLEYQGEIQVDSLYNFLETDDVISFQATITSPKTGKWAVGDVWVLKDGKVSRHFGFAHRLGDA; encoded by the coding sequence ATGAGTACTACTACTACACCAGGTCGCCAGTTCTTCGATGAACACATGAAGTACATCGTCGCCAAAGATGTAGTTGGTATGGTGACCAATACCTATACAGAAGATGCAATTCTGTATAATGCTTTTCCTTTTTTAGATACACCACCCCCAAATGTAATTAAGGGAAGAGAAGCATTAATCAAAGCTTTTGAAGGTTACTTAGAATATCAAGGTGAAATTCAAGTTGACTCCTTATACAACTTTTTAGAAACTGACGACGTAATTTCCTTCCAAGCAACAATTACTTCCCCGAAAACAGGTAAGTGGGCAGTAGGTGATGTGTGGGTGCTCAAAGATGGCAAGGTGTCTCGTCACTTTGGTTTTGCTCATAGGCTAGGAGATGCCTAA
- a CDS encoding nuclear transport factor 2 family protein, whose product MSELAPLTQPEILEFAKAWYRKLDIHVPVEEYAPLLASDVELRFPEATVKGFEGYSGWYDRVINIFFDEVHTVKEVTVKSATAEKADVQVVVKWEASVWKAPAANSERIVLDAYQTWEVKRSPETNKPVISVYIVDELKYYEGSATL is encoded by the coding sequence ATGAGTGAGCTAGCACCACTGACTCAACCAGAAATTCTAGAATTTGCAAAAGCTTGGTATAGAAAACTAGACATTCACGTTCCTGTGGAAGAATATGCTCCCTTGCTAGCCTCAGATGTAGAATTGAGGTTTCCTGAAGCCACAGTTAAAGGCTTTGAAGGATATAGCGGTTGGTACGATCGCGTCATCAATATTTTCTTTGATGAAGTTCATACCGTTAAAGAAGTAACAGTCAAATCTGCGACAGCCGAAAAAGCAGACGTACAAGTAGTTGTGAAATGGGAAGCTAGTGTTTGGAAGGCTCCAGCCGCAAACAGCGAACGCATTGTTTTAGATGCTTATCAAACATGGGAAGTTAAGCGATCGCCCGAAACTAATAAACCAGTTATCTCTGTTTATATAGTTGATGAACTCAAATACTACGAGGGTTCAGCTACATTGTAA
- a CDS encoding nuclear transport factor 2 family protein — protein MAKPPDTALGRLYEEHIQLILKKDIEALLDQYTDDAVLISSFEKVPKYFRGRKELEEHFKGILGIEGLQTDIAFWAETENPQTLMIVEAITLQAGGQEAKMRFADSWVLRDGKIAIHFAGMTQYPDGTVA, from the coding sequence ATGGCCAAGCCTCCCGATACTGCTTTAGGAAGACTATATGAAGAACACATTCAATTAATCCTCAAAAAGGATATTGAAGCGTTATTAGATCAATATACTGATGATGCAGTTCTCATTAGTAGCTTTGAAAAAGTTCCTAAATATTTTCGCGGACGCAAAGAACTAGAAGAACATTTTAAAGGCATCCTAGGAATTGAAGGGTTACAAACAGATATTGCTTTTTGGGCAGAAACAGAAAATCCCCAGACCCTCATGATTGTTGAAGCAATTACTTTGCAGGCTGGGGGGCAAGAAGCTAAGATGCGGTTTGCCGATAGCTGGGTTTTAAGAGATGGGAAAATAGCCATTCACTTTGCTGGGATGACACAATATCCTGATGGCACAGTAGCCTAA
- a CDS encoding SDR family oxidoreductase — translation MDLSNQKIVIIGGSSGIGLASAKAIVAAGGNVVIASRSEAKLNAAQAEIGERVTTFGLDITNEQEVQTLFATVGSFDALVITISVGFMGAFMELDSKVARQIFENKFWGHYYAAKYGAPQLKPSGAIVFFSGYASQKPVPNLSIMASVNGALEALARSLAVELSPIRVNVVSPGLVDTPIYQEMPAEQRQNYFNYVANSLPVKRIAQPEDIAETVLYLIKNKFTTGAVVDVDGGARLV, via the coding sequence ATGGATTTATCCAATCAAAAAATAGTCATAATTGGTGGGAGTTCGGGAATTGGATTAGCAAGTGCGAAAGCAATTGTAGCTGCAGGGGGAAATGTCGTAATTGCCAGTCGTTCAGAAGCCAAATTAAATGCTGCTCAAGCTGAAATTGGTGAACGGGTCACTACCTTTGGCTTAGACATAACTAATGAACAAGAAGTGCAAACATTATTTGCCACAGTGGGAAGTTTCGATGCTTTAGTAATCACTATTTCTGTGGGATTTATGGGGGCATTTATGGAATTAGATTCAAAAGTAGCCCGCCAAATATTTGAAAATAAATTTTGGGGGCACTATTATGCCGCTAAATATGGTGCGCCCCAACTAAAACCTAGTGGTGCGATTGTTTTCTTTTCTGGTTATGCATCGCAAAAACCAGTACCTAATCTTTCTATCATGGCATCTGTGAATGGAGCACTGGAAGCATTAGCTCGTTCTTTAGCAGTGGAACTTAGCCCGATTCGAGTTAATGTTGTATCTCCTGGATTGGTAGATACACCTATTTATCAAGAAATGCCAGCAGAACAACGTCAAAACTACTTTAATTATGTGGCGAATTCTTTACCTGTAAAACGCATCGCGCAACCAGAAGATATTGCGGAGACAGTTCTATATTTAATCAAAAATAAGTTTACAACAGGTGCAGTAGTTGATGTAGATGGTGGAGCGAGGTTAGTATAA
- a CDS encoding (2Fe-2S)-binding protein gives MEISLTVNGKKYTADVEPNLLLLDFLRDHLGLTGTKDDGGSTSGVCTILLNGVSVKSSFVLAVQADGADIVTIEGIAQNGQLSVIQEAFWEKHAVQNGFCTPAMILSSMDLLQQNPNPTETEIRAWLDGIYSRDTGYQNVVSAIKYAAEKLQQT, from the coding sequence ATGGAAATTTCCTTGACAGTTAATGGTAAAAAATATACGGCAGATGTTGAACCCAATTTACTGCTATTAGATTTTCTCAGAGATCATCTTGGTTTAACAGGTACAAAAGATGATGGTGGTTCAACTTCTGGTGTGTGTACAATTCTGCTCAATGGCGTATCAGTAAAAAGCTCATTTGTGCTAGCAGTTCAAGCAGATGGTGCCGATATCGTCACAATTGAAGGAATTGCTCAAAACGGTCAACTGAGCGTTATCCAAGAAGCATTCTGGGAAAAACACGCAGTGCAAAACGGCTTTTGTACGCCAGCAATGATCTTGTCTTCAATGGATCTTTTACAACAAAATCCCAATCCTACAGAAACAGAAATTCGTGCTTGGTTAGATGGGATTTATTCACGAGATACAGGCTATCAAAATGTTGTCAGTGCCATTAAATATGCGGCTGAAAAATTGCAGCAAACCTAG
- a CDS encoding SDR family oxidoreductase → MKLEGSVVLVTGASGGIGQQFIQGLLAAGVGKIYAAARKVEALESLKAANPDKIVPIKLDVTNFGQVNEAAAQYQDVNVLINNAGITRDQGVISAPDIDGARQEMETNYFGTMAMCRSFAPVLKANGGGAIVNLVSLLGKINLPFMGTYCASKAAELSLTQCVRAELAAQGTLVVAVMPGTVDTEFAKYYPPPKVAPAEVVKVALDAVINEVEDVYPGDQATYLTAELLKDPKGVEKYLAGMLPGILEQQKQQ, encoded by the coding sequence ATGAAACTTGAAGGTAGTGTAGTTCTAGTCACTGGTGCTAGTGGTGGTATTGGTCAACAGTTCATACAAGGATTACTAGCAGCAGGTGTTGGGAAAATCTATGCCGCAGCACGTAAAGTAGAGGCTCTTGAAAGTTTGAAGGCTGCTAATCCTGACAAAATTGTGCCGATAAAACTTGATGTTACTAACTTCGGTCAAGTTAATGAAGCCGCTGCCCAATACCAAGATGTCAATGTACTGATCAATAATGCTGGGATTACCCGTGACCAAGGGGTAATTTCTGCGCCAGACATTGATGGTGCGCGTCAGGAAATGGAAACCAACTACTTTGGTACAATGGCGATGTGTCGCTCTTTTGCTCCAGTACTGAAAGCGAATGGTGGGGGAGCGATAGTTAATCTGGTTTCCTTATTAGGTAAAATTAACCTCCCCTTTATGGGTACATACTGTGCTTCTAAAGCCGCAGAACTATCCCTAACTCAATGCGTACGTGCAGAATTAGCAGCCCAAGGAACGCTAGTGGTTGCTGTGATGCCTGGTACAGTCGATACTGAATTTGCTAAGTATTATCCACCACCAAAGGTTGCACCCGCAGAAGTTGTTAAAGTAGCTTTAGATGCTGTCATTAATGAAGTTGAAGATGTCTATCCAGGTGACCAAGCAACTTACTTGACAGCTGAACTACTTAAAGATCCTAAAGGTGTAGAAAAATACCTTGCAGGGATGTTACCAGGTATATTGGAGCAGCAAAAACAGCAATAG
- a CDS encoding XdhC/CoxI family protein has product MKEVIDEVEQWLSLGHTVALATVVNTLGSSPREVGAVMAVNDAGEVLGSVSGGCVEAAVVEEALIVIESGEPRLVSYGVSDELGLSVGLTCGGTIQIFIQQFSDKLHSSNLSLRDIFQAIRQSLQTPIAICTVVEGMQAGAKMIVNEKGDRLGSLGNAEIDNMVADDAQGLLQQGLTKLSDYGLNEQCRQAEIKVFVESFAPPPHLMIFGAIDFTRSLSVLAKVLGYQVTVCDARDSFATVARFPAADEVIVEWPHKYLENAHVDHRTMIVVLTHDPKFDVPALVSAVRTPAAYIGAMGSRRTTRDRIARLQEAGLTEAEINRISAPIGLDIGARTSEETAVSIMAEVIALRSGRSGERLSHNQKPIHAR; this is encoded by the coding sequence ATGAAAGAAGTAATAGATGAAGTCGAACAATGGCTAAGTCTGGGACATACTGTAGCATTAGCAACTGTGGTCAACACTTTAGGTTCTAGCCCCAGGGAAGTCGGTGCTGTGATGGCGGTTAACGATGCTGGAGAAGTTCTCGGTTCTGTTAGCGGTGGTTGTGTAGAAGCAGCCGTGGTAGAGGAAGCTCTGATCGTCATAGAATCAGGCGAACCACGGCTGGTAAGCTATGGCGTAAGTGATGAATTGGGTCTATCTGTTGGCTTAACCTGCGGCGGTACAATTCAAATTTTTATCCAGCAGTTCTCAGACAAATTACATAGCAGTAATCTCAGTCTGAGGGATATTTTTCAGGCAATTCGCCAATCATTACAGACACCCATAGCTATCTGTACAGTGGTTGAGGGAATGCAAGCGGGAGCCAAGATGATTGTCAACGAAAAGGGCGATCGCTTGGGTTCTTTGGGTAATGCAGAGATCGATAACATGGTAGCTGATGATGCTCAAGGGCTGCTACAGCAAGGACTAACTAAATTGTCGGACTATGGCTTAAATGAGCAATGTCGGCAAGCAGAAATCAAGGTCTTTGTAGAGTCCTTTGCACCACCACCTCACTTGATGATTTTTGGTGCCATTGACTTCACGCGATCTCTCTCTGTCTTAGCTAAAGTCCTGGGTTACCAGGTGACTGTTTGCGATGCGCGCGATAGCTTTGCCACAGTTGCCCGCTTTCCTGCAGCCGATGAGGTGATTGTGGAATGGCCCCATAAATACTTAGAAAATGCTCATGTAGACCACCGCACTATGATTGTTGTTCTCACTCATGACCCCAAATTTGATGTCCCTGCCTTAGTTAGCGCAGTGAGGACACCAGCTGCTTACATTGGGGCAATGGGTAGCCGCAGAACTACTAGAGATAGAATTGCTCGTCTTCAAGAAGCTGGACTGACTGAGGCGGAAATTAACCGCATTTCTGCCCCAATTGGGCTAGATATCGGCGCTCGTACCTCAGAAGAGACCGCAGTTTCAATTATGGCTGAAGTGATTGCTCTTAGAAGTGGGCGCAGTGGTGAACGCCTATCTCACAACCAAAAACCAATTCATGCGAGATAG
- a CDS encoding NADP-dependent oxidoreductase, whose amino-acid sequence MSNMKAIHLHTYGGTENLVYEETSIPSPGSGEVLVKVKAAGVNPLDLMVRKGWLQSIIDYPMPIILGLDLSGVVAAIGEGVTHLQVGQDVYGITDIKLLGTYAEYAIAPSDKVVPKPKNLDYVQAASVPSVGITAWQALFDVGGLSAGQTVLVHAAAGGVGSFAVQLAKAKGAKVIGTASSQNLDFVSSLGADQVIDYKTTRFEEVVSNVDVVLDTIGGETRERSWGILKPGGILVSLITSDPASSETAAEYGVRTATMFVKLEGKYLTELAALLDNGTIKTCVDKVLPLTEASQAHELIESGGKRGKIVLNIAS is encoded by the coding sequence ATGAGTAATATGAAAGCAATACATCTCCATACCTATGGTGGAACAGAAAACCTAGTTTACGAAGAAACTTCAATTCCCAGTCCAGGTTCAGGAGAAGTATTAGTAAAAGTCAAAGCGGCTGGTGTCAACCCTTTAGATTTAATGGTTCGCAAGGGTTGGTTGCAAAGTATTATTGATTATCCTATGCCCATAATTTTAGGGCTTGACCTATCAGGTGTTGTAGCAGCAATAGGAGAAGGTGTTACTCATCTTCAAGTAGGGCAGGATGTCTATGGAATCACAGACATCAAACTTTTGGGAACTTATGCCGAATATGCAATAGCTCCCAGTGACAAAGTTGTTCCTAAACCTAAAAATTTGGACTATGTTCAAGCCGCATCTGTGCCCTCAGTAGGAATAACAGCATGGCAAGCTTTATTTGATGTAGGAGGTTTATCCGCCGGACAAACTGTACTTGTTCATGCAGCAGCAGGCGGTGTCGGCAGTTTTGCAGTGCAATTAGCTAAAGCTAAAGGAGCTAAAGTTATTGGTACTGCATCCAGTCAGAATTTAGACTTTGTAAGCAGTCTGGGTGCCGATCAAGTAATTGATTACAAAACCACCAGGTTTGAAGAAGTAGTTAGTAATGTTGATGTAGTTTTAGACACTATAGGAGGAGAAACCCGGGAAAGATCCTGGGGAATTCTTAAACCCGGAGGAATTCTTGTTTCTCTGATCACTTCCGATCCAGCTTCTTCAGAAACTGCTGCTGAATATGGTGTGCGTACAGCCACAATGTTTGTAAAGCTTGAAGGTAAATACCTAACAGAACTAGCAGCCTTGTTAGATAATGGAACTATCAAAACTTGTGTAGATAAGGTATTGCCTCTGACAGAAGCTTCTCAGGCTCATGAATTGATTGAGAGTGGCGGTAAGCGGGGCAAAATCGTACTAAACATAGCAAGCTAA
- a CDS encoding SDR family NAD(P)-dependent oxidoreductase yields the protein MAGKLTDKVAIVTGASSGIGEATALALAAEGAKVVIAARRSDRLLALEARITAIGGKALSITTDVSDEAQVEALVNTTGAKFGRVDILINNAGVMLLGLIDNADTEDWRRMINLNVLGLMYATHKVLPLMKAQGVGHIVNISSVAGRIVNAGSGVYNASKWAVGAFSEALRKEVYQNNIRVTIIEPGLVATELPQHITHPTVREQMKNYYGSVKNLESEDIANAIVYAVTQPSHVNVNEILIRPIEQQA from the coding sequence ATGGCTGGTAAGTTAACTGATAAAGTGGCAATTGTAACAGGAGCATCGTCTGGTATTGGCGAGGCTACAGCACTCGCACTGGCAGCCGAGGGCGCTAAAGTAGTGATTGCTGCCCGTCGGAGCGATCGCCTGCTTGCACTAGAAGCCCGTATTACTGCCATTGGTGGAAAAGCCTTATCTATTACCACTGATGTTTCAGATGAGGCGCAGGTAGAAGCATTGGTAAATACAACAGGAGCAAAGTTTGGCAGAGTTGATATTCTCATCAACAATGCAGGGGTGATGCTGTTAGGTTTGATTGACAATGCAGATACAGAAGACTGGCGGCGCATGATCAATCTCAACGTATTGGGATTGATGTATGCCACTCATAAAGTTTTACCCTTAATGAAGGCACAGGGCGTTGGACATATCGTCAACATTTCATCGGTTGCAGGTCGAATTGTTAACGCCGGAAGCGGTGTCTATAACGCTAGCAAATGGGCAGTTGGTGCGTTTTCAGAAGCTCTTCGCAAAGAAGTCTATCAAAACAACATCCGCGTCACTATTATTGAACCAGGGTTAGTGGCAACAGAACTACCGCAGCACATTACGCATCCCACTGTAAGAGAGCAGATGAAAAACTATTACGGTTCGGTCAAAAATCTGGAGAGTGAGGACATTGCGAATGCGATCGTCTATGCCGTTACACAGCCTTCACACGTTAACGTTAACGAAATCTTGATTCGCCCGATTGAACAACAAGCGTAA